Proteins encoded in a region of the Bradyrhizobium sp. CB3481 genome:
- a CDS encoding MlaD family protein, with product METRAPFVIVGAFVLAAIVAVFGFVYWLQNTGGLGPRASYRVQFEGSVPGLLVGAAVLFNGIRVGEVTELGLTPGNPRGVHAIISVASTTPVRADTKVGLEFQGLTGVPVIALEGGTQVAQGGEVPTLIAEPGAGQGMTQAARDALRKVDTVLSENSGALKDTITNFKVFSEGLARNTGKLDGIVAGLERMTGATSPPPKITYDLRALQDPGPVGKVINVQWAIPEPTAIAMLETQRFLFSPAQEHPGFAEAMWADALPKLIQARLVESFENYDIAHAPLRAADIGQAEFQLLIDVRRFRIAVEPGPTAEISLSARIVDKNGKVVASRLFEEREKFATIAPAEAVAAFGDAFGRIAKGMIAWTVQAY from the coding sequence ATGGAAACCCGCGCTCCCTTCGTCATTGTCGGCGCCTTCGTCCTCGCAGCCATCGTGGCCGTATTCGGCTTTGTCTATTGGCTGCAGAATACCGGCGGGCTTGGCCCGCGTGCCAGCTATCGCGTGCAGTTCGAGGGCTCGGTGCCCGGACTGCTTGTCGGCGCTGCCGTGTTGTTCAACGGCATTCGGGTCGGCGAAGTCACTGAGCTTGGCCTCACGCCCGGCAACCCGCGCGGCGTCCATGCGATCATCTCGGTTGCATCGACGACGCCGGTGCGCGCCGACACCAAGGTGGGCCTGGAGTTCCAGGGCCTGACCGGCGTGCCCGTGATCGCACTCGAAGGCGGCACCCAGGTCGCACAGGGCGGGGAAGTGCCGACGCTCATCGCCGAGCCGGGTGCAGGGCAGGGCATGACCCAGGCGGCGCGTGACGCACTTCGCAAGGTGGATACGGTGCTGTCGGAGAATTCGGGCGCGCTGAAGGACACGATCACCAATTTCAAAGTGTTTTCGGAGGGCCTGGCGCGCAATACCGGCAAGCTCGATGGCATCGTCGCCGGCCTCGAACGCATGACCGGGGCCACCAGCCCGCCGCCGAAGATCACCTATGATCTGCGCGCGCTGCAAGATCCGGGTCCGGTCGGCAAGGTGATCAATGTGCAATGGGCCATTCCGGAACCGACGGCCATCGCCATGCTGGAGACGCAACGCTTCCTGTTTTCGCCAGCGCAGGAGCATCCGGGCTTTGCGGAGGCGATGTGGGCCGATGCGCTGCCGAAGCTGATCCAGGCGCGACTGGTCGAAAGTTTTGAAAATTATGACATCGCGCATGCGCCGCTGCGCGCGGCCGATATCGGGCAGGCCGAATTCCAGTTGCTGATCGACGTCAGGCGATTCCGCATCGCCGTTGAGCCCGGTCCGACGGCCGAGATCTCGCTGTCGGCGAGGATCGTCGACAAGAACGGGAAGGTCGTTGCCTCACGATTATTCGAAGAACGCGAGAAGTTCGCGACCATCGCGCCGGCGGAAGCCGTCGCCGCGTTCGGCGACGCATTCGGCAGAATTGCAAAGGGCATGATTGCCTGGACGGTGCAGGCTTACTAG
- a CDS encoding cytochrome c: MIGRILIPLAFTFISLTPAMAVSPQEQRGKTFALNNCAKCHSIDKVSPSPLKIAPPFRTLHKRYPIETLGEALAEGIYTGHPTMPAFQLEPDQIGDLLAYLKTLE, encoded by the coding sequence ATGATCGGACGAATTCTGATTCCGCTTGCGTTTACGTTCATCTCTCTGACGCCGGCGATGGCGGTTTCGCCTCAGGAGCAGCGCGGCAAGACATTTGCGCTCAACAATTGTGCGAAGTGCCATTCGATCGACAAAGTGTCGCCGAGCCCGCTCAAGATCGCGCCGCCGTTCCGCACGCTGCACAAGCGCTACCCGATCGAGACGCTCGGAGAGGCGCTGGCGGAGGGAATCTATACTGGCCATCCGACGATGCCGGCGTTCCAGCTCGAGCCCGACCAGATCGGCGATCTGCTGGCCTATCTGAAGACGCTTGAATAG
- a CDS encoding helix-turn-helix domain-containing protein, with translation MIRTISPNRASFGRCSACTVRSLSICGALDQNDLAEFERIARHLHLAPNEALFTAGQLAHSVHSLTSGVARLYKLLPDGRRQVIGFALPGDFLGTAPSDRYTFSADAIDAVTGCRLSREAFTQFIEQRPHFLLRINEFAARELMLAQEQMLLLGRRTAEEKVASFIVGWRERLAQIGDTRQTIALPMSRQDIADYLGLTIETVSRTLTRFEREKMLIIVAGGVRLLDADRAAAMAAA, from the coding sequence ATGATACGAACCATCTCTCCGAATCGGGCAAGTTTCGGCCGCTGCTCAGCCTGTACCGTTCGCTCTCTCAGCATCTGTGGCGCACTTGACCAGAACGATCTTGCGGAGTTCGAGCGGATCGCCCGCCATCTTCATCTTGCCCCCAATGAGGCGCTGTTCACGGCGGGTCAGCTCGCGCATTCGGTCCATAGCCTGACCTCCGGCGTTGCGCGATTGTACAAATTGTTGCCGGATGGGCGGCGTCAGGTGATCGGTTTCGCGCTGCCGGGCGATTTTCTCGGCACCGCGCCGTCCGATCGCTATACTTTCTCGGCGGATGCCATCGATGCCGTGACGGGGTGCCGTCTTTCCAGAGAAGCATTCACGCAATTTATCGAACAGCGACCGCATTTTCTGCTTCGGATCAATGAGTTCGCGGCGCGCGAGCTCATGCTGGCCCAGGAACAGATGTTGCTGCTCGGGCGGCGCACGGCGGAAGAGAAGGTCGCCTCCTTCATCGTCGGCTGGCGCGAACGCCTGGCCCAGATCGGCGACACCAGGCAAACCATCGCACTGCCGATGAGCCGGCAGGACATCGCTGATTACCTGGGACTGACGATTGAAACCGTGAGCCGCACGCTCACCCGGTTTGAACGCGAGAAGATGCTTATCATCGTCGCCGGCGGTGTCCGTCTGTTGGACGCGGACCGCGCCGCCGCCATGGCTGCAGCTTAG
- the ccoN gene encoding cytochrome-c oxidase, cbb3-type subunit I, whose translation MTHGEAGLVLVFSLSAFLCLFAMAKALDPAFAFHAALSAAASLAAVIAIGNRYFARPAALPPQEINGRPNYNMGPIKFSAVMSVFWGIAGFAVGLLIASQLAWPSLNLDLPWTSFGRLRPLHTSAVIFAFGGNVLIASSLYVVQKTCRVRLAGDLAPWFVVIGYNFFILVAGTGYLLGVTQSKEYAEPEWYADLWLTIVWVVYLLVFLMTVIKRKEPHIFVANWFYLAFIVTIAVLHLGNNPALPVSVFGSKSYIAWGGVQDAMFQWWYGHNAVGFFLTAGFLAIMYYFIPKRAERPVYSYRLSIIHFWALIFLYIWAGPHHLHYTALPDWAQTLGMTFSIMLWMPSWGGMINGLMTLSGAWDKLRTDPVLRMLVVSVAFYGMSTFEGPMMSIKVVNSLSHYTDWTIGHVHSGALGWVGFVSFGALYCLIPWLWNRKGLYSLKLVNWHFWTATIGIVLYISAMWVSGILQGLMWRAYTSLGFLEYSFIETVEAMHPFYIIRAAGGALFLIGSLIMAYNLWMTVRAGEAEVQSSVVLQPAE comes from the coding sequence ATGACACACGGCGAAGCCGGTCTGGTGCTGGTCTTTTCGCTGTCCGCGTTCCTGTGCCTGTTCGCCATGGCGAAGGCGCTCGATCCGGCATTTGCCTTCCATGCAGCGCTTTCGGCCGCCGCCAGCCTTGCGGCGGTGATTGCCATCGGCAACCGGTATTTCGCGCGCCCGGCAGCCTTGCCGCCGCAGGAAATCAACGGCCGGCCAAACTACAACATGGGCCCGATCAAGTTCTCGGCCGTGATGTCGGTATTCTGGGGCATCGCAGGATTTGCGGTCGGGCTGTTGATTGCCTCCCAGCTCGCATGGCCTTCGCTCAATCTCGATCTGCCATGGACCAGTTTCGGCCGCCTGCGGCCGCTGCACACCTCCGCGGTGATCTTCGCCTTCGGCGGCAATGTGCTGATCGCAAGCTCGTTATACGTCGTGCAGAAGACCTGCCGCGTGCGCCTGGCAGGCGATCTGGCACCGTGGTTTGTCGTCATCGGCTACAACTTCTTCATCCTCGTCGCGGGCACCGGCTATTTGCTCGGTGTCACCCAGTCAAAGGAATATGCAGAGCCCGAGTGGTACGCGGATCTCTGGCTGACGATCGTCTGGGTGGTCTATCTGTTGGTCTTCCTGATGACGGTGATCAAGCGGAAAGAGCCGCACATCTTCGTCGCCAACTGGTTCTATCTCGCGTTCATCGTCACCATCGCCGTGCTGCACCTTGGCAACAATCCTGCGCTGCCGGTCTCGGTGTTCGGCTCGAAGTCCTACATTGCCTGGGGCGGCGTGCAGGACGCCATGTTCCAGTGGTGGTACGGCCATAACGCGGTCGGCTTCTTCCTGACCGCCGGCTTCCTCGCCATCATGTACTACTTCATTCCGAAGCGGGCGGAGCGGCCGGTCTATTCCTATCGGCTGTCGATCATCCACTTTTGGGCGCTGATCTTCCTCTACATCTGGGCCGGCCCGCACCATCTGCACTACACGGCGCTGCCGGACTGGGCGCAGACGCTCGGCATGACGTTCTCGATCATGCTGTGGATGCCGTCCTGGGGCGGCATGATCAACGGCCTGATGACGCTGTCAGGCGCCTGGGACAAGCTCCGCACCGATCCCGTACTGCGCATGCTCGTGGTGTCGGTCGCCTTCTACGGCATGTCGACCTTCGAAGGGCCGATGATGTCGATCAAGGTCGTGAACTCGCTGAGCCACTATACCGACTGGACCATCGGCCACGTGCATTCAGGCGCGCTGGGCTGGGTCGGCTTCGTTTCCTTCGGCGCGCTGTACTGCCTGATCCCATGGCTGTGGAATCGCAAGGGCCTCTACAGCCTGAAGCTCGTCAACTGGCACTTCTGGACCGCCACTATCGGCATCGTGCTCTACATCTCGGCGATGTGGGTGTCGGGAATCCTGCAGGGCCTGATGTGGCGCGCCTACACCTCGCTCGGCTTCCTCGAATACTCCTTCATCGAAACCGTGGAGGCGATGCATCCCTTCTACATCATCCGCGCCGCTGGCGGAGCGCTGTTCCTGATCGGGTCGTTGATCATGGCCTATAATCTCTGGATGACGGTGCGGGCAGGCGAAGCGGAAGTGCAGTCGTCCGTCGTTCTTCAGCCGGCGGAATGA
- the ccoO gene encoding cytochrome-c oxidase, cbb3-type subunit II → MSFWSRHQIFEKNSIVLIAGILVVIAIGGLVEITPLFYLKSTIEKVDGVRPYTPLELAGRNVYVREGCYLCHSQMVRPLRDEIERYGHYSLAAESMYDHPFQWGSKRTGPDLARVGGKYSDEWHVTHLNNPRAIVPQSVMPGYAFLSRTEVDEAGIAAHLRTNRTVGVPYSEDQIANAVADLKAQADPDNPGVDAFTKRYPKAVARNFDGKSGAPTEMDALVAYLQMLGTLVDFKLYNEKANLR, encoded by the coding sequence ATGTCTTTCTGGTCACGCCATCAAATCTTCGAAAAGAACTCGATCGTCCTGATCGCGGGCATCCTCGTGGTGATCGCGATCGGCGGCCTGGTCGAAATCACCCCGCTGTTCTATCTCAAGAGCACGATCGAGAAGGTCGACGGCGTGAGACCTTACACGCCGCTCGAGCTTGCCGGGCGCAACGTCTATGTCCGCGAAGGCTGCTATCTCTGCCACTCGCAGATGGTTCGTCCGCTGCGCGACGAGATCGAGCGCTATGGCCATTATTCGCTCGCGGCTGAGAGCATGTACGATCATCCCTTCCAGTGGGGGTCGAAGCGCACCGGTCCCGATCTGGCGCGCGTCGGCGGCAAATATTCCGACGAATGGCACGTCACGCATCTGAACAATCCGCGCGCGATCGTGCCGCAGTCGGTGATGCCCGGTTACGCCTTCCTGTCGCGGACCGAAGTCGACGAAGCCGGCATTGCGGCCCATCTGCGCACCAACCGCACGGTCGGCGTGCCCTATTCGGAAGACCAGATTGCCAACGCCGTCGCCGATCTCAAGGCGCAGGCGGACCCGGACAATCCCGGCGTTGATGCGTTCACCAAGCGTTACCCGAAGGCGGTTGCCCGCAATTTCGACGGCAAGAGCGGCGCGCCCACGGAAATGGACGCGCTGGTGGCGTACCTGCAGATGCTCGGCACGCTGGTCGACTTCAAGCTCTACAACGAAAAAGCAAATCTTCGCTGA
- a CDS encoding cbb3-type cytochrome c oxidase subunit 3: MKAILTAHNIASDLVTSIWTPIFVGIFIAILTYALWPRNQAVFDEAAKMPLREE, translated from the coding sequence ATGAAAGCAATCCTCACGGCCCACAACATCGCATCGGACCTCGTCACATCGATCTGGACGCCGATTTTCGTCGGTATCTTCATTGCAATTCTGACCTACGCCCTTTGGCCGCGCAACCAAGCCGTCTTCGACGAAGCGGCGAAAATGCCTTTGCGCGAGGAGTGA
- the ccoP gene encoding cytochrome-c oxidase, cbb3-type subunit III, whose amino-acid sequence MTEHSDIDHVSGTSTTGHQWDGIKELNTPLPRWWVITFYLTIVWAIGYWIVYPAWPLLWSHTTGIWNYSTRADVATELANLEKIRGDKMVALGNASLEEIEKNPALLALARARGKTVFGDNCAPCHGSGGAGAKGYPNLNDDEWLWGGSLDQIMQTIQFGARSGHSKAHEGAMLAFGKDGILKKDEIVTVANYVRSLSGLPTAAGYNAAAGAKLFADNCVACHGDNGKGNQELGAPNLTDKIWLYGSDEATLIETISNGRAGVMPAWVGRLDPSTIKALTVYVHSLGGGK is encoded by the coding sequence ATGACCGAACACAGCGATATCGATCACGTCTCCGGAACGTCGACCACCGGGCACCAGTGGGACGGCATCAAGGAGCTCAACACGCCACTGCCGCGCTGGTGGGTGATCACTTTCTATCTGACCATTGTCTGGGCGATCGGCTACTGGATCGTGTATCCGGCCTGGCCGCTGCTCTGGAGCCATACGACCGGCATCTGGAACTACTCGACCCGCGCCGACGTCGCCACCGAACTCGCCAATCTGGAAAAGATCCGCGGCGACAAGATGGTGGCGCTCGGTAACGCCTCGCTGGAGGAGATCGAGAAGAATCCGGCCCTGCTGGCCTTGGCCCGTGCCCGCGGCAAGACGGTGTTCGGCGACAACTGCGCGCCGTGCCACGGCAGCGGCGGGGCGGGGGCCAAGGGTTATCCCAACCTGAACGACGACGAATGGCTATGGGGCGGCAGCCTCGACCAGATCATGCAGACGATCCAGTTCGGCGCGCGCTCCGGCCATTCGAAGGCCCATGAGGGTGCCATGCTGGCCTTCGGCAAGGACGGCATTCTCAAGAAGGACGAGATCGTCACCGTCGCCAATTACGTGCGGTCGCTTTCGGGCTTGCCGACGGCCGCCGGCTACAACGCGGCCGCCGGCGCAAAACTCTTCGCGGACAATTGCGTCGCGTGCCATGGCGACAATGGCAAGGGGAACCAGGAGCTCGGCGCGCCCAACCTGACCGACAAGATCTGGCTCTACGGATCGGACGAGGCAACGCTGATCGAGACCATCAGCAACGGCCGCGCTGGCGTCATGCCGGCCTGGGTGGGCCGGCTCGACCCGTCCACCATCAAGGCCCTGACGGTCTATGTGCACTCGCTCGGCGGAGGCAAATAG
- the ccoG gene encoding cytochrome c oxidase accessory protein CcoG, translating to MNKTVNPTDLELDDNAPLYAARKKVYPQSVSGTFRRTKWGLMAFCLGVYYLLPFVRWNRGLGAPDQAVLVDLPNSRFYFFFIELWPQEVYYFTGLLIVAALTLFLMNAVGGRIWCGYLCPQTVWTDLFYAVERLIEGDRRERMRKDAAKGTMKLERFAEMLLKHSIWLMIAWWTGGAWVLYFNDAPTLVKQLITFQAPMIAYIWIGILTATTYIFAGWMREQVCVYMCPWPRIQAALTDEWALNVTYKYDRGEARTSLKKANELRALGQPVGDCVDCYQCVAVCPTGIDIRNGSQLDCIQCGLCIDACDTVMTKIGRPTRLIGYDNDINIHRRQEGKPPIYRIVRPRTITYAALIAAVGAIMLYAMLTRTLLDINVLHDRNPVAVKLSDGSIRNAYTVRFLNKRGFDRAIAIDVDGPVNATLHIVGADSVTQDRPVIILARDTTTELRILVTAPAENNPEKSVPVNFRVTDIGLGEVASATDHFVSP from the coding sequence ATGAACAAGACCGTGAACCCGACCGACCTTGAGCTTGATGACAACGCGCCGCTTTATGCGGCGCGCAAGAAAGTCTACCCGCAAAGCGTCTCCGGCACCTTCCGCCGGACTAAATGGGGGCTGATGGCGTTCTGCCTCGGCGTCTATTATTTGCTGCCGTTCGTGCGCTGGAACCGCGGTCTCGGCGCGCCCGACCAGGCGGTGCTGGTCGATCTGCCGAATAGCCGCTTCTATTTCTTCTTCATCGAGCTGTGGCCGCAGGAAGTCTATTACTTCACCGGCCTGCTGATCGTAGCCGCGCTAACGCTGTTCCTGATGAACGCCGTCGGCGGCCGCATCTGGTGCGGCTATCTTTGCCCGCAAACGGTCTGGACCGACCTGTTCTACGCCGTCGAGCGGTTGATCGAGGGCGACAGGCGCGAGCGCATGCGCAAGGACGCAGCCAAGGGCACGATGAAGCTCGAGCGTTTCGCCGAAATGCTGCTGAAGCATTCGATCTGGCTGATGATCGCCTGGTGGACCGGCGGTGCCTGGGTGCTCTATTTCAACGACGCGCCAACCCTGGTGAAGCAGCTCATCACCTTCCAGGCGCCGATGATTGCCTATATCTGGATCGGCATCCTGACCGCGACGACCTACATTTTCGCCGGCTGGATGCGCGAGCAGGTCTGCGTCTACATGTGCCCGTGGCCGCGCATCCAGGCGGCGCTGACCGACGAATGGGCGCTCAACGTCACCTACAAGTACGATCGCGGCGAGGCGCGCACGTCGCTGAAAAAGGCGAACGAGCTGCGCGCGCTCGGCCAGCCGGTCGGCGATTGCGTCGATTGCTATCAATGTGTGGCGGTCTGCCCGACCGGCATTGACATCCGCAACGGCTCGCAGCTCGACTGCATCCAGTGCGGCCTTTGCATCGACGCCTGCGACACGGTCATGACCAAGATCGGCCGGCCGACCCGCCTGATCGGTTACGACAATGACATCAACATTCACCGCCGCCAGGAAGGCAAGCCGCCGATCTATCGCATCGTGCGGCCCCGCACCATCACCTATGCCGCGTTAATCGCCGCCGTCGGCGCCATCATGCTCTATGCGATGCTGACGCGCACGCTGCTCGACATCAACGTGCTGCATGACCGCAATCCGGTCGCTGTAAAACTCTCTGACGGATCGATCCGGAATGCCTATACCGTGCGTTTTCTGAACAAGCGCGGCTTCGACCGCGCCATTGCGATCGATGTCGATGGCCCGGTCAATGCCACGCTCCACATCGTCGGTGCCGATTCGGTAACACAGGATCGACCGGTGATCATCCTGGCGCGCGACACGACGACCGAACTGCGAATCCTGGTCACGGCGCCCGCGGAGAACAATCCCGAGAAGTCCGTCCCGGTGAACTTCCGCGTCACTGATATCGGGCTCGGCGAGGTTGCCTCTGCCACCGATCATTTCGTGTCGCCATGA
- a CDS encoding FixH family protein, with protein sequence MFPAQPSRPVTGRMVFFTMVAFFGVVIGVNVIMMRLAIQTLPGTEVDSAYSASLAYQKEIATAQAQSARNWKVEAHVERSGQGGATVQVEARDNLGRPISGLKFQGRFERPTDRRADLSVSLAEVGIGIYRGNAEAIAPGQWDLVVEGAADGQRLFLSKNRVLLH encoded by the coding sequence ATGTTTCCGGCCCAACCGTCACGACCCGTTACCGGGCGAATGGTGTTCTTCACGATGGTGGCGTTCTTCGGCGTGGTGATCGGCGTCAACGTCATCATGATGCGGCTTGCGATCCAGACCTTGCCAGGCACCGAGGTGGACAGCGCCTACAGCGCCAGCCTTGCCTATCAAAAGGAGATCGCGACCGCGCAGGCGCAGAGCGCGCGCAACTGGAAGGTCGAGGCCCATGTCGAGCGCAGCGGGCAGGGTGGTGCGACAGTGCAGGTCGAAGCGCGCGACAATCTGGGCCGGCCGATATCCGGCCTGAAATTCCAGGGCCGGTTCGAGCGGCCGACCGACCGCCGCGCCGACCTCTCGGTCTCGCTCGCCGAAGTCGGGATCGGCATCTATCGCGGAAATGCGGAAGCCATCGCGCCAGGTCAATGGGACCTCGTGGTCGAAGGCGCGGCGGACGGCCAGCGGCTGTTTCTGTCCAAGAACCGCGTGTTGTTGCACTAG
- a CDS encoding heavy metal translocating P-type ATPase, giving the protein MQATRDFSHYVRHLGSGLAHIDLAVEGVSCAGCMSKIERGLSALPDVTLARVNLTDRRVALEWKEGALDPVSFIDRLAELGYKAYPFEPVRAEAVETAQASFLLRCLGVAAFAAMNIMMLSIPVWSGNVTDMIPEQRDFFHWLSALIALPAAAYSGQPFFRSAWAALRARRTNMDVPISIGIVLALAMSVMETIHHAEHAYFDAALMLLAFLLAGRYLDQSMRRKTRAVAGNLAALRGETATKFVGTDEISVVPIAAVHAGDIVLLRPGERASVDGVVIDGQSKIDQSLITGETMPAKAGPGTAVYAGTLNLSGALRVRVSAASEGTLLAEISRLLDNAVQARSRYVQLADRASRLYAPVVHAAALLTMLGWVAYGVTWHDAIVIAISVLIITCPCALGLAIPAVQTVVSGALFRTGVLLNSGDAIERLADVDRVVFDKTGTLTLPELDVTNDVDIPGDVFELAGRLALASHHPVAAAVARASGAKTPLAGIEEAAGQGVRGTIDGLEVRLGRPSFCGADQIANDILCRDPEASVVAFRHGETRYVFAVRQRLRPDAADAIATLFKTGIQVEILSGDREPAVRHAAGQLGIHEWRAGVTPADKIARIEELKRQGAKVLMVGDGMNDAPALAAAHVSMSPVSATHLSQATADLVFLGDRLAPVVGAIGFARKALRLMRQNLWLAAGYNALAVPLAIAGLATPLVAAAAMSGSSLLVILNALRAHRGAREFG; this is encoded by the coding sequence ATGCAGGCGACGCGGGACTTTTCACATTACGTGCGGCACCTCGGATCGGGGCTGGCCCATATCGATCTGGCGGTCGAGGGCGTTAGTTGCGCCGGCTGCATGTCGAAGATCGAGCGCGGTCTTTCCGCGCTTCCGGACGTGACGCTGGCGCGCGTCAACCTGACCGACCGCCGCGTGGCGCTGGAATGGAAGGAGGGCGCGCTCGACCCTGTCAGTTTCATCGATCGTCTGGCTGAGCTTGGCTACAAGGCCTATCCGTTCGAGCCGGTGCGCGCGGAAGCGGTCGAGACGGCGCAGGCGAGCTTTCTGCTGCGCTGTCTCGGCGTCGCCGCCTTCGCCGCCATGAACATCATGATGCTGTCGATCCCGGTGTGGTCCGGCAACGTCACTGACATGATCCCCGAGCAGCGCGACTTCTTCCACTGGCTGTCGGCGCTGATCGCCCTGCCGGCGGCGGCCTATTCCGGACAGCCGTTCTTCCGGTCGGCTTGGGCCGCCTTGCGGGCCCGCCGCACCAATATGGATGTGCCGATCTCGATCGGCATTGTGCTGGCGCTGGCGATGTCGGTGATGGAAACGATCCATCATGCCGAACATGCCTATTTCGATGCCGCGCTGATGCTGCTCGCATTCCTGCTGGCCGGCCGCTACCTCGACCAGAGCATGCGCCGCAAGACCCGTGCGGTCGCCGGAAACCTCGCCGCGCTGAGGGGAGAGACCGCGACCAAATTCGTCGGCACTGATGAAATCAGCGTGGTGCCGATCGCCGCGGTGCATGCCGGCGACATCGTGCTGCTGCGTCCGGGCGAGCGCGCGTCGGTCGACGGCGTCGTGATCGACGGGCAGTCCAAGATCGACCAGAGCCTGATCACAGGCGAAACCATGCCCGCCAAAGCGGGGCCGGGCACGGCCGTTTATGCCGGCACGCTCAATCTGTCAGGCGCCTTGCGGGTGCGGGTGTCGGCAGCCTCCGAAGGCACGCTGCTCGCGGAGATCAGCCGGCTGCTCGACAATGCCGTGCAGGCGCGCTCCCGCTACGTACAGCTCGCCGACCGCGCCTCGCGGCTCTATGCACCCGTCGTGCATGCGGCGGCGCTGCTGACCATGCTGGGATGGGTGGCTTATGGCGTGACCTGGCATGATGCCATCGTCATCGCGATTTCGGTTCTCATCATCACCTGTCCCTGCGCGCTGGGGCTCGCGATCCCGGCGGTGCAGACGGTCGTCTCCGGTGCCCTGTTCCGTACCGGCGTGCTGCTCAATTCCGGCGATGCCATCGAACGCCTGGCCGACGTCGATCGTGTCGTGTTCGACAAGACGGGAACGCTGACACTGCCCGAGCTCGACGTCACCAATGACGTCGATATTCCCGGGGACGTCTTTGAACTCGCCGGACGGCTCGCGCTTGCCAGCCATCACCCGGTCGCGGCCGCGGTGGCGCGGGCATCGGGCGCAAAGACGCCGCTCGCCGGGATCGAGGAGGCGGCGGGCCAGGGCGTGCGCGGCACCATCGATGGGCTCGAGGTGCGGCTGGGCAGGCCGTCATTCTGCGGCGCGGACCAAATCGCCAATGATATCCTGTGCAGGGATCCGGAGGCTTCCGTCGTCGCTTTCCGTCACGGCGAGACGCGGTACGTCTTCGCCGTCCGGCAGCGCCTGCGGCCCGATGCGGCCGACGCCATCGCCACGTTGTTCAAGACCGGGATCCAGGTCGAGATCCTGTCCGGCGACCGTGAGCCGGCTGTTCGCCACGCGGCCGGGCAACTCGGCATTCACGAATGGCGCGCGGGCGTGACGCCGGCGGACAAGATCGCCCGCATCGAGGAACTGAAGCGGCAGGGCGCCAAGGTTCTGATGGTCGGCGACGGCATGAACGATGCACCGGCGCTGGCGGCCGCGCATGTCTCGATGTCGCCGGTCAGCGCGACCCATTTGAGCCAGGCGACCGCCGATCTGGTCTTCCTCGGCGACCGCCTCGCACCCGTCGTCGGCGCGATCGGTTTCGCGCGCAAGGCGCTGCGTCTGATGCGGCAGAACCTGTGGCTCGCCGCCGGCTACAACGCACTTGCCGTCCCGCTCGCCATCGCAGGCCTCGCCACCCCGCTGGTCGCCGCCGCCGCGATGTCCGGCTCCTCGCTGCTGGTGATCCTGAACGCGCTACGCGCCCAT